In one window of Echeneis naucrates chromosome 17, fEcheNa1.1, whole genome shotgun sequence DNA:
- the LOC115057520 gene encoding FK506-binding protein 1-like: MGVEVETIRPGDGKTFPQKGQTVAVHYVGTLTSGKKFDSSRDRGEAFTFKIGQGQVIRGWDEGVAQMSLGQLAKLTCSPDYAYGSKGYPPIIPQNATLIFEVELLKC, encoded by the exons ATGGGAGTGGAAGTGGAGACCATCAGACCAGGAGACG GGAAGACTTTTCCGCAGAAAGGACAGACTGTGGCGGTGCACTACGTCG GTACACTGACCAGTGGAAAGAAGTTTGACTCTTCCAGGGACCGAGGAGAAGCTTTCACCTTCAAGATTGGACAGGGCCAAGTTATCCGTGGCTGGGATGAAGGTGTAGCTCAG ATGAGCCTGGGCCAGCTGGCTAAGCTGACCTGCTCACCTGACTATGCATATGGCAGCAAAGGATACCCACCCATCATCCCACAAAATGCCACTCTCATCTTTGAAGTGGAGCTTTTGAAATGCTGA
- the plxdc2a gene encoding plexin domain-containing protein 2 isoform X2, whose product MMTVKVITGLVIVVHFQISFSTLKSAAEGRQHVNIESHKSRERRWGSRSRSESPGWAADKRDHYSDQRQPEGSDPELLMEERHDNSTQIVNNDHAYYTSRIYSPGDAASKERWVNVDEQKVRGVLSSTHRQAERVNLSFNFPFYGHLLKEVTVATGGFIYTGDIIHRMLTATQYIAPLMADFDPSLSKNSTVTYLDNGTALVVQWNQIHLQDVGVGTFTFQAVLHCDGRIVFAYKEIPIDISKINTENHPVKVGLSDAFVVLHEIEQIPNVRRRTIYEYHRIDILKSKISNSTAVEMFPLPTCLQFSSCGPCVTSQIGFNCSWCSRLQRCSSGFDRNRQDWVDHGCPEERRDPRCLRITDVTNTSQQLAHTTPPVTAPTVQQRSSSMTPTPLGRTSIVTHPSTHTSASGRRMSTPQPPTSDPADDDAEISWHINGASGDKESTGDSEEQLQIGLLAGIVFMMVVMAAAVLLSFYVYSHPTSSASLFFMERRPTHWPIMKFRRGSGRPSYTEVEAPGQDRDSTVVIDPKQSFVMSDRRESEQKEGFIVPDQRERFLFSENS is encoded by the exons ATGATGACGGTTAAAGTCATTACCGGACTGGTCATTGTCGTCCACTTTCAAATAAGTTTCAGTACGCTGAAATCTGCAGCTG AGGGACGGCAGCATGTAAACATCGAGAGTCACAAGTCCAGGGAGAGAAGGTGggggtccaggtccaggtctgagtcCCCTGGCTGGGCTGCAGATAAGAGGGACCACTACAGCGACCAACGCCAACCAGAGGGGTCAGATCCAGAGCTGCTTATGGAGGAGAGACATGACAACTCTACACAGATAGTG AACAATGATCATGCCTACTACACATCTAGAATCTACAGTCCTGGAGATGCAGCCAGTAAAGAGCGGTGGGTGAACGTAGATGAGCAGAAGGTCCGTGGCGTTTTGTCCAGCACTCACAGACAGGCCGAG AGAGTGaatctttcctttaattttccTTTCTATGGACATTTACTCAAAGAAGTCACAGTTGCAACTGGAG GCTTCATTTACACCGGAGACATAATTCACCGGATGCTCACAGCCACTCAGTACATCGCTCCACTGATGGCAGATTTTGACCCGAGCCTTTCCAAAAACTCAACTGTAACGTACCTTGATAACG GAACTGCTCTGGTGGTTCAGTGGAACCAGATTCACCTCCAGGACGTCGGTGTGGGAACCTTCACATTTCAGGCCGTTCTTCACTGTGATGGACGGATCGTCTTTGCATACAAAGAG ATTCCCATTGACATCAGCAAAATCAACACTGAAAATCATCCCGTCAAAGTGGGATTATCAGATGCTTTTGTGGTGCTTCATGAGATAGAACAGATCCCCA ACGTTCGGAGGAGAACCATCTACGAGTATCACAGAATCGACATCCTCAAGTCCAAAATCTCCAACTCTACAGCTGTGGAGATGTTTCCTCTCCCCA CATGTCTCCAGTTCTCCAGCTGTGGTCCATGTGTCACTTCTCAGATTGGCTTTAACTGCAGCTGGTGCAGTCGGCTACAAAG ATGTTCCAGCGGCTTTGATCGTAATCGGCAGGACTGGGTCGACCACGGCTGCCCGGAGGAG AGACGGGATCCCCGGTGTCTCCGGATCACAGACGTCACAAACACATCTCAGCAGCTGGCACATACTACTCCTCCTGTCACAGCACCCACAGTGCAGCAGAGGAGCTCCAGCATGACTCCCACCCCCCTCGGCAGGACGTCTATCGTCACCcacccctccacacacaccagTGCAAGCGGAAGAAGAATGTCCACGCCACAACCTCCGACCAGCGACCCTGCAGACG atgATGCAGAGATCTCTTGGCACATAAATGGAGCAT CAGGAGACAAGGAGAGCACAGGAGACAGCgaagagcagctgcagatcGGTCTCCTGGCAGGCATCGTCTTCATGATGGTTGTCATGGCAGCAgctgtcctcctgtccttctATGTGtacagccaccccacctccagCGCCAGCCTCTTCTTCATGGAG CGGCGGCCCACCCACTGGCCAATCATGAAGTTCAGACGGGGTTCTGGTCGGCCATCCTACACTGAGGTGGAGGCTCCAGGTCAGGACAGAGACAGCACCGTGGTCATCGACCCCAAACAGTCTTTTGTGATGTCGGACCGAAGAGAAAGCGAACAGAAGGAGGGATTCATTGTTCCCGATCAAAGAGAGCGTTTCCTGTTCTCCGAGAACTCCTGA
- the plxdc2a gene encoding plexin domain-containing protein 2 isoform X1: MLILMTDNLMKGTLISSLICDSTALPSPEGRQHVNIESHKSRERRWGSRSRSESPGWAADKRDHYSDQRQPEGSDPELLMEERHDNSTQIVNNDHAYYTSRIYSPGDAASKERWVNVDEQKVRGVLSSTHRQAERVNLSFNFPFYGHLLKEVTVATGGFIYTGDIIHRMLTATQYIAPLMADFDPSLSKNSTVTYLDNGTALVVQWNQIHLQDVGVGTFTFQAVLHCDGRIVFAYKEIPIDISKINTENHPVKVGLSDAFVVLHEIEQIPNVRRRTIYEYHRIDILKSKISNSTAVEMFPLPTCLQFSSCGPCVTSQIGFNCSWCSRLQRCSSGFDRNRQDWVDHGCPEERRDPRCLRITDVTNTSQQLAHTTPPVTAPTVQQRSSSMTPTPLGRTSIVTHPSTHTSASGRRMSTPQPPTSDPADDDAEISWHINGASGDKESTGDSEEQLQIGLLAGIVFMMVVMAAAVLLSFYVYSHPTSSASLFFMERRPTHWPIMKFRRGSGRPSYTEVEAPGQDRDSTVVIDPKQSFVMSDRRESEQKEGFIVPDQRERFLFSENS, translated from the exons ATGTTGATCTTAATGACTGATAATTTGATGAAAGGCACATTAATCAGCTCACTCATCTGTGATTCCACGGCACTTCCTTCTCCAGAGGGACGGCAGCATGTAAACATCGAGAGTCACAAGTCCAGGGAGAGAAGGTGggggtccaggtccaggtctgagtcCCCTGGCTGGGCTGCAGATAAGAGGGACCACTACAGCGACCAACGCCAACCAGAGGGGTCAGATCCAGAGCTGCTTATGGAGGAGAGACATGACAACTCTACACAGATAGTG AACAATGATCATGCCTACTACACATCTAGAATCTACAGTCCTGGAGATGCAGCCAGTAAAGAGCGGTGGGTGAACGTAGATGAGCAGAAGGTCCGTGGCGTTTTGTCCAGCACTCACAGACAGGCCGAG AGAGTGaatctttcctttaattttccTTTCTATGGACATTTACTCAAAGAAGTCACAGTTGCAACTGGAG GCTTCATTTACACCGGAGACATAATTCACCGGATGCTCACAGCCACTCAGTACATCGCTCCACTGATGGCAGATTTTGACCCGAGCCTTTCCAAAAACTCAACTGTAACGTACCTTGATAACG GAACTGCTCTGGTGGTTCAGTGGAACCAGATTCACCTCCAGGACGTCGGTGTGGGAACCTTCACATTTCAGGCCGTTCTTCACTGTGATGGACGGATCGTCTTTGCATACAAAGAG ATTCCCATTGACATCAGCAAAATCAACACTGAAAATCATCCCGTCAAAGTGGGATTATCAGATGCTTTTGTGGTGCTTCATGAGATAGAACAGATCCCCA ACGTTCGGAGGAGAACCATCTACGAGTATCACAGAATCGACATCCTCAAGTCCAAAATCTCCAACTCTACAGCTGTGGAGATGTTTCCTCTCCCCA CATGTCTCCAGTTCTCCAGCTGTGGTCCATGTGTCACTTCTCAGATTGGCTTTAACTGCAGCTGGTGCAGTCGGCTACAAAG ATGTTCCAGCGGCTTTGATCGTAATCGGCAGGACTGGGTCGACCACGGCTGCCCGGAGGAG AGACGGGATCCCCGGTGTCTCCGGATCACAGACGTCACAAACACATCTCAGCAGCTGGCACATACTACTCCTCCTGTCACAGCACCCACAGTGCAGCAGAGGAGCTCCAGCATGACTCCCACCCCCCTCGGCAGGACGTCTATCGTCACCcacccctccacacacaccagTGCAAGCGGAAGAAGAATGTCCACGCCACAACCTCCGACCAGCGACCCTGCAGACG atgATGCAGAGATCTCTTGGCACATAAATGGAGCAT CAGGAGACAAGGAGAGCACAGGAGACAGCgaagagcagctgcagatcGGTCTCCTGGCAGGCATCGTCTTCATGATGGTTGTCATGGCAGCAgctgtcctcctgtccttctATGTGtacagccaccccacctccagCGCCAGCCTCTTCTTCATGGAG CGGCGGCCCACCCACTGGCCAATCATGAAGTTCAGACGGGGTTCTGGTCGGCCATCCTACACTGAGGTGGAGGCTCCAGGTCAGGACAGAGACAGCACCGTGGTCATCGACCCCAAACAGTCTTTTGTGATGTCGGACCGAAGAGAAAGCGAACAGAAGGAGGGATTCATTGTTCCCGATCAAAGAGAGCGTTTCCTGTTCTCCGAGAACTCCTGA